The genomic stretch ACACCTTATTCTTAAATTCTTCGCTTGCAGGTTGTTGGAATACAAGCAATTGCTCTAGTTCTTTGATGCGGTGCTCTAGATTTTGTACGTAATTTTTAAGTGCTTGTGTATCTGCTGAATCGAGGTTGATAGTCGTGTGTTGTACGCTTTTCTCTGCCGCGGCTTCGCTTGCTAGGGGGGCTACATTTGTTGTAGTCGGCTCGACAGAGGTAATATCAGTCGGATGCGCTGTTTTTTGAGATAGCGCAAAATTTAAGCTCACGCTTAGAGAAATAAGTGAAAACACGAAGGCTAAAATGGCAACAAACTTTTGCATAACTCTTCCATCTGTATCGAATAGCAGGTAAATGTATAAAATACAGAGACAAAAAGCACGAACAACTTTGTAGTAAAGTGTTTAAAATAAACATGGAGTCCGCCCGTTGAAAGCGATTGCCCCGCATCATTTAATTATCGTGTCGATACTAGCTTGGCTAGTCTCTGTGGTCGATGTAGTGCTGACGTTGAGCTTCACTAAAATTTCATTTTATCCCAGCTCCTTGGGCAACCTTGCCCAAGTCGATCAGCATGTTGGTATTTATCTTACTGAGTGTTTTGTGGATTGGCTATTTTTTATCTCAGGCGCAATTTCGCCAACAACCAGCTCAACAAATCGTAGGCATTCCAGCGAAAAACGACGCGGTTTTGATGGCAACCGTTGTGTTTATCGGACTGTTGCTAAGCTTTGTTGGTGATAACATTAATTTCAATCGAGAAGCACTCTATTTCCGACATGGTGACTTTGTTAAGCATGATTATTTGGCTGATTCTGTTTGGTTTTTTGCACCAGCTTACGGTTGCTTTAGTTATGCTGCGTGGCGTTGGTTAAGCTTCTTTATCAGTCGCAAAATACGGTGGCTAAGTATGTTGTTTGGGTGTGCTATTGGTTTGGTGTCGTATATGGCCATGATGGACAGCCGAGCTGGAACCTACGTGCTGAGTATGACTGGTAGCTATTCAATGCTTATCACAATACCAGCAGTATTGGGTCTCTTGTTATTCAAATCAGGTAATCAATCCCGCTCAAGCAAGCCATTTTTTATCGCCTCATTGGGGCTGGTACTTGCGACATTTGCCGACGCATTAATAGGTCAATTTTGGATCTTTGGTCATGATGGACAAGGGTATTACCCGTTGATAAGAGAGGTAAATTGGCTTTTCTACATAACCTCGCAACTGCTGCTTTTGCATCTACCTTGGTGCTACGTTAACGCAGAGCGTCAGTTTGCACGTACATAAATCGAGTCTCACTCACTGTCTTTTACGAACTGGCAATAAGTCAAATAAAGTGGATTGGTTTTGATGTCATCTGAGTCAATATTGATAATTTTTGGATCTGGTGAATTGGCAAAGCCCAATTGAGACAGTAAATCCAAGGCATAAGGGTTTTCTTCTGATTGAGCCCGTTCTATCAGCATTTGATGACGACGCGTTTTTTCCACTGAATCACTGAGCTCTTGATAATTAAAAATTTGCTCAAGTAGTTGGAGATGTTCACGAAAAGATGGTGAAGGCTTTTTTTCCAATAAATTTTCAGTAAATCGAACATGACGTTTGAACTGATCTTGGTGAGTCTGATAACGAACAATAAGATCCAAAATATTGAGATTTAAGACAATCTGCGCTCGCATATTTTCAGCTTTGGTCGCATACAAAACCGCCTTTTTATAGTTATTAAACGCATCCTTTGGTTTAAATTGTAAGTCGTCAATGTTGCCCATTTGGTTGTATAGCGAAGACTTCTGTCTATCGGTAAGTGACTCAATATCTATTCTCAGCAGCACCTTTTTCGCTGCGTCTAAGTTGTCCAATCGTGAATAAGCGATAGAGCTATTAATCGCGAGAGAATAACGTACTTCCTTGGTCGCATAATTGTTTGCGCAGTCATATAGTAAAGTCGCGTTTGTGTACTGATCTAAGCGCGAATAAGCTGCGCCAATGGCAAGCATAAAATTGGCGAGATAGGGATCAATTTGAGTTCGCCAAAGCGGCCTTGCAACTTCAGTGGAGATTGCTCTGATCTTGTCTCGGTTTAGCCCGTAAGAGGCTGCCTGCAATCCTTTCAAATGGGCGAGTATGCCACCTTCGTTTACTTGACCAGTCAGCTTTGGAGCGAGTCTCTTCATATAATGCTAGGGCTTGCTTAGGCTCATTCACCATAAGCTCGTCAATTTTTTCTAATTGTGCATGAATAAAAGCCGATGAAACGAGGGCTAAGAGCACGGTTGTTCTCCACTGAAGCTGGATTTAATACGTTGAGCATAGCATTTCTCGTCGCGCTTGGCGTCTAGCAGTTCAAAATTTGTAAGCATGTGAAAAACATAAAAAATTCACATTTTTTTAATAAATATAAAATTTCTGGCTTGACCTCTTACCACTTGCTACTACGCTTGATTGTTAAATAACTGTAAAAAATGGAGCAAGTATGAAAAAGGTAAAACAGCTATCCATTGCATTGTCGTGCGCAGTATCTATGGCCTTAAGTTGTCAGGCACAATCAGAAGAAACGATAATAAACAATGAGTTGAGTGTAAGTAGTGTTGAGCGTTATCCCATTGTGCTCGTACATGGGTTGTTTGGGTTTGATAATTTATTAGGGTTTGATTATTTCTATAGAGTACCGCAAATTTACACGCAACAAGGGCGTGAAGTCTTTGTTGCAAATGTCTCTGCGGCAAATAGTTCGGAGTTACGAGGAGAGCAATTACTCGAACAAGTGGCAATGGTTCGTGCTTTGACTGGAGCAGAAAAAGTACATTTGATTGGCCATAGCCAAGGTTCACAAACGAGTCGATATGTTGCATCGGTTAATCCTGAGTGGGTGGCGACTGTTGCGTCAGTCGGCGGAGTTAACTGGGGAAGTGAGTTTGCGGATGCGGTAAGAGGGCATGTCAAACCCGGGACATTTTCCGAAGCATTTTTAGCCAGTTTAGCGTCTGGCCTTGCGAATTTTATCGGTTGGTTATCTGGTAAAGGGGATGTGCCAGAAGCCCCGTTAGAAGCACTTGAAACGTTGACGACTCGTGGCACTTTGGCCTTCAATGCGAAATATCCAGAAGGAATTCCATCTGAGTATTGTGGGCAATCACCAAGTCTTGCTGAAAATGGCGTACGCTATTATTCGTGGAGTGGACAAAGCGCGTATACCAACGTGTTTGACCCTGCGGATGCAGCCTTGTTACTCTTTTCCAAAACCTTTTCTGGCAAGAATGATGGTCTTGTCTCTGCGTGCTCGAGTCATTTAGGGCAGGTGATTGGGACGCACTATAAAATGAATCACTTAGATGAAGTAAACCATTTTGTTGGTATTCATCATCTATTCGATACTGATCCACTTACGCTATATCGCCAGCACGGTGAGCGTTTAAACAATCTAGGGCTGTGATATGCGCAGCCTTGTTTTAACTATTTTAGGACTTATCGTAGGCGCAGTGTGGCTTACGATAAGTCCTATTCATACTGATTTAAATCGTCGAGTCAACAATACCCTTGCACCAACATCGGCAGTTGGGAACGCTGAAGTACGCCCCCAAACGCAAGAAGACACAAAGGGATTATTCGTCAGTTCGACGGAATGCGATGACGTAAATATTGACCGTACTTTTTTGGAAAATGCCTTTCTAGCGTGGCAAGAAAACCCTAACACTCAGGCTTTCTCCGTTTGTGAAGAAGCGCTACTCAAACGATACATTACGTTTAAACAGGCACTGGCTCAGTATGCCACATTAGATCTCACGTTAAGTGAACGACTAGCGATTTATGAAGAGCTATTACGTAAACACTTTACCGCGGAGCAATTTTCGGCGTGGTTTGCGGATGAAATGCATTGGAATGTAGGTGCAAAAGAGCGCGCCGAAATTTTGTCTGATACACGGCTATCGAAAGAGGAGAAGGAGCGTTGGATTGCTGAAAGCATTGAGCGACTTACTGAGAAAGAAAAAAAGCAATCATGCCTACGTTAATGCTCCAAAAAGCACTCCAGTCGGACCAAACTAGTCACGCAGTTTGGCTCTCTGAACAATCACCGGAAGTACAAGCTCGCATTTTGGATCTTGAAAAGGAAAAAAAGCAGTGGCAAAGCCGATTGATTGAGTGGTTTCATTTTTTAGAGGACGAACCCTCTGTGGAGGATAGGCAGTACTACTTAGAAACTCACTTTTCTTTGCAAGAACGAAAGCGTGTGATGGTC from Pseudoalteromonas xiamenensis encodes the following:
- a CDS encoding esterase/lipase family protein — protein: MKKVKQLSIALSCAVSMALSCQAQSEETIINNELSVSSVERYPIVLVHGLFGFDNLLGFDYFYRVPQIYTQQGREVFVANVSAANSSELRGEQLLEQVAMVRALTGAEKVHLIGHSQGSQTSRYVASVNPEWVATVASVGGVNWGSEFADAVRGHVKPGTFSEAFLASLASGLANFIGWLSGKGDVPEAPLEALETLTTRGTLAFNAKYPEGIPSEYCGQSPSLAENGVRYYSWSGQSAYTNVFDPADAALLLFSKTFSGKNDGLVSACSSHLGQVIGTHYKMNHLDEVNHFVGIHHLFDTDPLTLYRQHGERLNNLGL
- a CDS encoding lipase secretion chaperone, with amino-acid sequence MRSLVLTILGLIVGAVWLTISPIHTDLNRRVNNTLAPTSAVGNAEVRPQTQEDTKGLFVSSTECDDVNIDRTFLENAFLAWQENPNTQAFSVCEEALLKRYITFKQALAQYATLDLTLSERLAIYEELLRKHFTAEQFSAWFADEMHWNVGAKERAEILSDTRLSKEEKERWIAESIERLTEKEKKQSCLR